A DNA window from Caretta caretta isolate rCarCar2 chromosome 7, rCarCar1.hap1, whole genome shotgun sequence contains the following coding sequences:
- the STAMBPL1 gene encoding AMSH-like protease isoform X3, translating to MRSELAWGALRGNETYRLWGLLMERLKRNSNLLGLQTVGNMEQPFTVSSLKKLAAMPDHTDVSVSPEERVRALSKLACNITINEDITPRRYFRSGVEMERMASVYLEEGNLENAFVLYNKFITLFVEKLPSHRDYQQCSVPEKQDIMKKLKEVAFPRTDELKKDLLKKYNAEYQEYMQDKNKCKAEFLKKLEQQRLIEAEKKRIAQMRQQQLETEQFQFFEDQLKKQELARDQKIKENMVMSEQIDGSVLSCISMHQNNSLSTTFSEKASKSDASVSAGQSPPVNQALNPAATLSTVQNQMAEALRGVVLPTDLCHKFLLLAEANTVRGIETCGILCGKLTHNEFTITHVIVPKQSAGPDYCDMENVEELFSVQDQHALLTLGWIHTHPTQTAFLSSVDLHTHCSYQLMLPEAIAIVCSPKHNDTGIFRLTNAGMLEVSACKKKGFHPHTKEPRLFNICKHVVGTETKITVLDLR from the exons atggagagattgaaaagaaatAGTAATCTTCTTGGTTTGCAGACTGTGGGCAACATGGAACAGCCATTCACTGTTAGTTCATTG AAAAAGTTAGCAGCTATGCCTGACCACACAGATGTTTCAGTGAGCCCAGAGGAGCGAGTACGTGCCTTAAGCAAGCTTGCCTGTAATATAACAATCAATGAGGATATTACGCCGCGTCGTTACTTTAGATCCGGAGTAGAGATGGAGCGCATGGCATCTGTATATCTGGAGGAAGGAAACCTGGAGAATGCTTTTGTTCTTTATAATAAATTTATAAC CTTATTTGTAGAAAAGCTGCCCAGTCACCGAGACTATCAGCAATGTTCAGTACCAGAAAAACAGGATATCATGAAG AAACTGAAAGAGGTTGCATTTCCAAGGACAGATGAATTGAAGAAGGatcttttaaagaaatataacGCAGAATACCAAGAATATATGCAAGACAAA AACAAGTGTAAAGCTGAATTCTTAAAGAAACTGGAGCAGCAGAGGCTGATAGAAGCAGAAAAGAAGAGAATTGCACAGATGCGACAACAGCAGCTTGAAACGGAGCAGTTTCAGTTCTTTGAAGATCAGCTTAAGAAGCAAGAACTAGCCCGAGATCAGAAAATTAAAGAGAATATGGTTATGTCTGAGCAGATTGATGGAAGTGTGTTGTCTTGCATTTCTATGCATCAGAATAACTCCTTATCTACCACATTTTCTGAGAAAGCCAGTAAGAGTGATGCCTCTGTTTCTGCTGGACAATCTCCTCCAGTAAACCAGGCCTTAAATCCAGCAGCCACTTTAAGCACTGTTCAGA ATCAAATGGCTGAAGCACTCCGAGGTGTAGTTTTACCCACAGATCTTTGTCACAAATTTCTGCTGCTAGCAGAGGCAAATACAGTAAGAGGAATAGAGACATGTGGAATTCTCTGCGGAAAACTG ACACATAATGAATTTACTATTACCCATGTAATAGTGCCAAAGCAGTCTGCAGGACCGGATTACTGCGACATGGAGAATGTGGAAGAATTATTCAGCGTTCAGGATCAACACGCTCTCCTCACTTTGGGTTGGATCCAT ACGCATCCAACACAAACTGCATTCTTATCCAGTGTTGATCTTCATACTCATTGTTCTTATCAGCTAATGTTACCAGAGGCTATTGCAATTGTTTGTTCACCAAAACATAATGA CACTGGGATCTTCAGACTTACTAATGCTGGCATGCTTGAAGTTTCTGCTTGTAAAAAGAAGGGGTTTCACCCACACACTAAGGAGCCTAGACTATTTAAT ATCTGTAAACATGTAGTTGggacagaaacaaaaataactgtGCTGGATCTGAGGTGA
- the STAMBPL1 gene encoding AMSH-like protease isoform X1, whose protein sequence is MRSELAWGALRGNETYRLWGLLMERLKRNSNLLGLQTVGNMEQPFTVSSLKKLAAMPDHTDVSVSPEERVRALSKLACNITINEDITPRRYFRSGVEMERMASVYLEEGNLENAFVLYNKFITLFVEKLPSHRDYQQCSVPEKQDIMKKLKEVAFPRTDELKKDLLKKYNAEYQEYMQDKNKCKAEFLKKLEQQRLIEAEKKRIAQMRQQQLETEQFQFFEDQLKKQELARDQKIKENMVMSEQIDGSVLSCISMHQNNSLSTTFSEKASKSDASVSAGQSPPVNQALNPAATLSTVQNQMAEALRGVVLPTDLCHKFLLLAEANTVRGIETCGILCGKLIHVQHLFIRRPLIQVIFLPCVLQTHNEFTITHVIVPKQSAGPDYCDMENVEELFSVQDQHALLTLGWIHTHPTQTAFLSSVDLHTHCSYQLMLPEAIAIVCSPKHNDTGIFRLTNAGMLEVSACKKKGFHPHTKEPRLFNICKHVVGTETKITVLDLR, encoded by the exons atggagagattgaaaagaaatAGTAATCTTCTTGGTTTGCAGACTGTGGGCAACATGGAACAGCCATTCACTGTTAGTTCATTG AAAAAGTTAGCAGCTATGCCTGACCACACAGATGTTTCAGTGAGCCCAGAGGAGCGAGTACGTGCCTTAAGCAAGCTTGCCTGTAATATAACAATCAATGAGGATATTACGCCGCGTCGTTACTTTAGATCCGGAGTAGAGATGGAGCGCATGGCATCTGTATATCTGGAGGAAGGAAACCTGGAGAATGCTTTTGTTCTTTATAATAAATTTATAAC CTTATTTGTAGAAAAGCTGCCCAGTCACCGAGACTATCAGCAATGTTCAGTACCAGAAAAACAGGATATCATGAAG AAACTGAAAGAGGTTGCATTTCCAAGGACAGATGAATTGAAGAAGGatcttttaaagaaatataacGCAGAATACCAAGAATATATGCAAGACAAA AACAAGTGTAAAGCTGAATTCTTAAAGAAACTGGAGCAGCAGAGGCTGATAGAAGCAGAAAAGAAGAGAATTGCACAGATGCGACAACAGCAGCTTGAAACGGAGCAGTTTCAGTTCTTTGAAGATCAGCTTAAGAAGCAAGAACTAGCCCGAGATCAGAAAATTAAAGAGAATATGGTTATGTCTGAGCAGATTGATGGAAGTGTGTTGTCTTGCATTTCTATGCATCAGAATAACTCCTTATCTACCACATTTTCTGAGAAAGCCAGTAAGAGTGATGCCTCTGTTTCTGCTGGACAATCTCCTCCAGTAAACCAGGCCTTAAATCCAGCAGCCACTTTAAGCACTGTTCAGA ATCAAATGGCTGAAGCACTCCGAGGTGTAGTTTTACCCACAGATCTTTGTCACAAATTTCTGCTGCTAGCAGAGGCAAATACAGTAAGAGGAATAGAGACATGTGGAATTCTCTGCGGAAAACTG ATTCATGTTCAGCATTTGTTCATTAGAAGACCATTAATTCAAGTCATCTTCCTACCATGTGTTTTACAGACACATAATGAATTTACTATTACCCATGTAATAGTGCCAAAGCAGTCTGCAGGACCGGATTACTGCGACATGGAGAATGTGGAAGAATTATTCAGCGTTCAGGATCAACACGCTCTCCTCACTTTGGGTTGGATCCAT ACGCATCCAACACAAACTGCATTCTTATCCAGTGTTGATCTTCATACTCATTGTTCTTATCAGCTAATGTTACCAGAGGCTATTGCAATTGTTTGTTCACCAAAACATAATGA CACTGGGATCTTCAGACTTACTAATGCTGGCATGCTTGAAGTTTCTGCTTGTAAAAAGAAGGGGTTTCACCCACACACTAAGGAGCCTAGACTATTTAAT ATCTGTAAACATGTAGTTGggacagaaacaaaaataactgtGCTGGATCTGAGGTGA
- the STAMBPL1 gene encoding AMSH-like protease isoform X2: protein MERLKRNSNLLGLQTVGNMEQPFTVSSLKKLAAMPDHTDVSVSPEERVRALSKLACNITINEDITPRRYFRSGVEMERMASVYLEEGNLENAFVLYNKFITLFVEKLPSHRDYQQCSVPEKQDIMKKLKEVAFPRTDELKKDLLKKYNAEYQEYMQDKNKCKAEFLKKLEQQRLIEAEKKRIAQMRQQQLETEQFQFFEDQLKKQELARDQKIKENMVMSEQIDGSVLSCISMHQNNSLSTTFSEKASKSDASVSAGQSPPVNQALNPAATLSTVQNQMAEALRGVVLPTDLCHKFLLLAEANTVRGIETCGILCGKLIHVQHLFIRRPLIQVIFLPCVLQTHNEFTITHVIVPKQSAGPDYCDMENVEELFSVQDQHALLTLGWIHTHPTQTAFLSSVDLHTHCSYQLMLPEAIAIVCSPKHNDTGIFRLTNAGMLEVSACKKKGFHPHTKEPRLFNICKHVVGTETKITVLDLR from the exons atggagagattgaaaagaaatAGTAATCTTCTTGGTTTGCAGACTGTGGGCAACATGGAACAGCCATTCACTGTTAGTTCATTG AAAAAGTTAGCAGCTATGCCTGACCACACAGATGTTTCAGTGAGCCCAGAGGAGCGAGTACGTGCCTTAAGCAAGCTTGCCTGTAATATAACAATCAATGAGGATATTACGCCGCGTCGTTACTTTAGATCCGGAGTAGAGATGGAGCGCATGGCATCTGTATATCTGGAGGAAGGAAACCTGGAGAATGCTTTTGTTCTTTATAATAAATTTATAAC CTTATTTGTAGAAAAGCTGCCCAGTCACCGAGACTATCAGCAATGTTCAGTACCAGAAAAACAGGATATCATGAAG AAACTGAAAGAGGTTGCATTTCCAAGGACAGATGAATTGAAGAAGGatcttttaaagaaatataacGCAGAATACCAAGAATATATGCAAGACAAA AACAAGTGTAAAGCTGAATTCTTAAAGAAACTGGAGCAGCAGAGGCTGATAGAAGCAGAAAAGAAGAGAATTGCACAGATGCGACAACAGCAGCTTGAAACGGAGCAGTTTCAGTTCTTTGAAGATCAGCTTAAGAAGCAAGAACTAGCCCGAGATCAGAAAATTAAAGAGAATATGGTTATGTCTGAGCAGATTGATGGAAGTGTGTTGTCTTGCATTTCTATGCATCAGAATAACTCCTTATCTACCACATTTTCTGAGAAAGCCAGTAAGAGTGATGCCTCTGTTTCTGCTGGACAATCTCCTCCAGTAAACCAGGCCTTAAATCCAGCAGCCACTTTAAGCACTGTTCAGA ATCAAATGGCTGAAGCACTCCGAGGTGTAGTTTTACCCACAGATCTTTGTCACAAATTTCTGCTGCTAGCAGAGGCAAATACAGTAAGAGGAATAGAGACATGTGGAATTCTCTGCGGAAAACTG ATTCATGTTCAGCATTTGTTCATTAGAAGACCATTAATTCAAGTCATCTTCCTACCATGTGTTTTACAGACACATAATGAATTTACTATTACCCATGTAATAGTGCCAAAGCAGTCTGCAGGACCGGATTACTGCGACATGGAGAATGTGGAAGAATTATTCAGCGTTCAGGATCAACACGCTCTCCTCACTTTGGGTTGGATCCAT ACGCATCCAACACAAACTGCATTCTTATCCAGTGTTGATCTTCATACTCATTGTTCTTATCAGCTAATGTTACCAGAGGCTATTGCAATTGTTTGTTCACCAAAACATAATGA CACTGGGATCTTCAGACTTACTAATGCTGGCATGCTTGAAGTTTCTGCTTGTAAAAAGAAGGGGTTTCACCCACACACTAAGGAGCCTAGACTATTTAAT ATCTGTAAACATGTAGTTGggacagaaacaaaaataactgtGCTGGATCTGAGGTGA